The Lycium barbarum isolate Lr01 chromosome 10, ASM1917538v2, whole genome shotgun sequence genome includes a region encoding these proteins:
- the LOC132615169 gene encoding pentatricopeptide repeat-containing protein At2g02750, giving the protein MKNQITKLASNGLYKQAINLYSHLHHSSSLFLTKFTFPYLFKACAKLSSVRQGQILHTHLIKYGFNTDVYAATSVIDMYMKFTSVNSALKVFDEMPQPNIASLNACISGFSQNGCHVEAFRMFGVFSGSNFNALKMFDEMPQSNYASLNVFSHNGCYIEGFRMFGGFSGLNFRPDSVTIASVLSGCVNINHGVQMHCWGIKIGVEMDIYVATSILTMYLNCGYCVSATRLFGLVEYKNVVCYNAFISGLLQNGVEEVVLDVFKQMLLDEKPNEVTLISVLSGTANLKNVKFGRQVHGFIVKIELQYHTMVGTALVDMYSKCGFWLYAYGIFKELGGNRNLITWNSMISGMMLNEQTEKAVEIFVGLESEGLKPDSATWNSMIIGFSLLQKEAEAFMFFRKMVSSGVVPSLKSITSLLTACSSLSSLHRGQEIHGYIFRTGKIIDEFVVTAIMDMYMKCGQFPLARKVFDQLEVKYDDPAVWNVMISGYGRNGEGEAAFEIFSLMLKEKIQPNSATLNCMLSVCSQVGKLEKAWEVFSLMIRDFGLTPTLKQLNIMVDLLARSGRLDEARELLQLIPETSASVFASLLAASEHFSDAKMGEEMTKKLSELEPENPVPFVILSKLYARQGRWEDAERIRETIDERGLEKLPGYTTVGVT; this is encoded by the coding sequence ATGAAGAATCAAATAACAAAATTAGCATCCAATGGACTTTACAAACAAGCCATTAACTTATATTCCCATCTCCACCATTCCTCTTCTTTATTTCTTACTAAATTCACTTTCCCTTATCTCTTCAAAGCTTGTGCTAAACTAAGCTCGGTACGACAAGGCCAAATACTCCACACCCATTTAATAAAATACGGGTTTAATACCGATGTATACGCAGCAACATCAGTTATTGACATGTATATGAAATTCACTTCAGTTAATAGTGCCTTGAAGGTGTTCGATGAAATGCCTCAACCAAATATTGCTTCTTTAAATGCTTGCATTTCTGGGTTTTCACAAAATGGGTGTCATGTTGAAGCTTTTAGAATGTTTGGGGTTTTTAGTGGTTCAAATTTTAATGCCTTAAAGATGTTCGACGAAATGCCTCAATCAAATTATGCTTCTTTAAATGTTTTCTCTCATAATGGGTGTTATATTGAAGGTTTTAGGATGTTTGGCGGTTTTAGTGGTTTAAATTTTAGGCCGGATTCGGTTACTATAGCTAGTGTTTTATCAGGGTGTGTGAATATTAATCATGGTGTTCAAATGCATTGTTGGGGTATAAAGATTGGGGtggaaatggatatatatgtagcTACGTCGATTTTGACTATGTATTTGAATTGTGGTTATTGTGTTTCTGCAACGAGGTTGTTTGGATTGGTTGAGTATAAGAATGTGGTGTGTTATAATGCGTTTATTTCCGGGCTGTTGCAAAATGGGGTGGAGGAAGTCGTTTTGGATGTGTTTAAGCAGATGTTATTAGACGAAAAACCGAATGAAGTGACTTTAATATCTGTTCTTTCGGGTACTGCTAATCTTAAGAATGTGAAGTTTGGTAGGCAAGTTCACGGATTTATTGTGAAAATTGAGTTACAATATCATACAATGGTGGGGACTGCACTCGTAGACATGTACTCGAAATGTGGTTTCTGGTTATATGCGTATGGTATCTTTAAAGAGTTGGGTGGCAACAGGAACTTGATAACATGGAATTCGATGATTAGTGGAATGATGTTGAATGAGCAAACAGAGAAAGCTGTTGAGATTTTTGTGGGATTAGAATCGGAAGGATTGAAACCAGATTCAGCAACATGGAATTCAATGATCATTGGGTTCTCGCTGCTGCAAAAAGAGGCTGAAGCTTTTATGTTCTTCAGAAAAATGGTTTCTTCTGGTGTCGTTCCCAGTTTGAAATCTATTACTAGTCTTCTGACAGCGTGCTCGTCTTTATCCTCACTCCATCGGGGGCAAGAGATTCACGGATATATTTTTAGGACGGGAAAAATTATTGATGAATTTGTTGTCACAGCAATCATGGATATGTACATGAAGTGTGGACAATTTCCTTTGGCACGGAAGGTCTTTGATCAGTTGGAAGTAAAATATGATGATCCTGCTGTCTGGAATGTAATGATTTCAGGTTATGGAAGGAACGGGGAAGGTGAAGCTGCTTTTGAAATATTCTCTTTGATGCTAAAGGAGAAGATACAACCAAATTCAGCAACTTTAAATTGCATGTTGTCTGTGTGCAGCCAGGTAGGAAAATTGGAGAAAGCATGGGAAGTTTTTAGCTTGATGATTAGAGATTTTGGCTTAACCCCAACTCTAAAACAACTTAATATTATGGTTGATCTACTTGCTCGGTCTGGTCGGCTGGATGAAGCTAGAGAACTACTACAGCTCATTCCCGAAACTTCTGCATCTGTTTTTGCTTCTTTATTAGCAGCTTCTGAGCATTTCTCTGACGCTAAGATGGGAGAAGAAATGACCAAAAAGCTCTCAGAATTGGAGCCAGAAAACCCTGTTCCCTTT